The following proteins are encoded in a genomic region of Pseudomonas sp. Os17:
- a CDS encoding AraC family transcriptional regulator, translating to MSAAYNSLHEYTLRMNRVLEYIDQHLDQPLELTDLARVAHFSPYHFHRLFSAWVGEPLGAYLRRRRLACGAYLMASRPAASILEIALEVGFGSGEAFSRAFKQHFSVSPSTWRDTEPKRWHRRLDDIRERRLRELSNPDQTHIPAFDDPDAFIHLKETAMNVTLQQLPATRVAYLRYFGAYGPGIGVFWRETAMPWMLEQHLFNRVRYGIGHDDPDLTPAEKCRYDACVEVPEDFKAGPPAVITTLPGGLYAVAAYRGLGPDIADAWIELCRDWLPKSGMQFDPRPAFERYPADAYYDIKTGELECEICIPVRAL from the coding sequence ATGAGCGCCGCCTACAACAGCCTCCACGAATACACCCTGCGCATGAACCGGGTGCTGGAGTACATCGACCAACACCTGGACCAGCCCCTGGAGCTGACGGACCTGGCGCGGGTGGCACATTTTTCGCCCTACCACTTCCACCGCCTGTTCAGCGCCTGGGTCGGCGAGCCCCTGGGCGCCTACCTGCGTCGCCGGCGCCTGGCCTGCGGCGCCTACCTCATGGCCAGTCGCCCCGCAGCCTCGATCCTGGAAATCGCGCTGGAAGTCGGCTTCGGCTCGGGCGAAGCCTTCTCCCGAGCCTTCAAGCAACACTTCTCGGTCTCCCCCAGCACCTGGCGCGACACCGAACCGAAACGCTGGCACCGCCGCCTCGACGACATCCGAGAACGGCGCCTGCGTGAATTGAGCAATCCTGATCAGACCCACATTCCCGCCTTCGACGATCCTGACGCCTTCATTCACCTGAAGGAAACAGCGATGAACGTCACCCTGCAGCAGCTGCCCGCCACCCGCGTGGCTTACCTGCGCTACTTCGGCGCCTACGGCCCGGGCATTGGGGTTTTCTGGCGCGAAACCGCCATGCCATGGATGCTCGAACAGCACCTGTTCAACCGCGTGCGCTACGGCATCGGCCACGACGACCCGGACCTCACCCCCGCCGAAAAATGCCGCTACGACGCCTGCGTCGAAGTGCCCGAAGACTTCAAGGCCGGCCCTCCCGCCGTGATCACCACCTTGCCCGGCGGCCTGTACGCCGTAGCGGCCTACCGCGGCCTTGGCCCGGACATCGCCGACGCCTGGATCGAACTGTGCCGTGACTGGCTACCCAAGAGCGGCATGCAGTTCGACCCGCGCCCGGCGTTCGAACGCTATCCGGCGGATGCGTACTACGACATCAAGACCGGGGAGCTGGAATGTGAGATTTGTATTCCGGTGAGGGCGCTATAA
- a CDS encoding DUF899 domain-containing protein translates to MPVTDHPVVSREQWLRARKQHLIHEKAFTRQRDQLSAERRALPWVKIDKPYQFQGPNGPLSLADLFGDHSQLLVYHFMFGAGWKEGCKGCSFLADHFDGANLHLAHHDVALVAVSHAPYGQFQAFRQRMGWHFDWYSSAGGDFNQDFGVSLSDEQLAQGTASYNYEQVSGDERELPGLSVFYRNPQGEIFHTYSTYARGLDLLLGAYNFLDLTPKGRNEEQIMDWVRHHDRYQKTPRSKGSSCCCDN, encoded by the coding sequence ATGCCCGTTACCGATCATCCCGTGGTCTCCCGGGAACAATGGCTACGAGCCCGCAAACAGCACCTGATCCACGAAAAGGCCTTTACCCGCCAGCGCGACCAGCTCAGCGCCGAACGCCGGGCGCTGCCCTGGGTAAAAATCGACAAGCCCTATCAGTTTCAAGGCCCGAATGGCCCGCTAAGCCTCGCGGACCTGTTTGGCGACCACAGCCAACTGCTGGTCTACCACTTCATGTTCGGCGCCGGCTGGAAAGAGGGCTGCAAGGGCTGCTCGTTCCTGGCGGACCACTTCGATGGCGCCAACCTGCATCTGGCCCACCACGATGTGGCGCTGGTGGCGGTATCCCACGCGCCCTACGGCCAATTCCAAGCCTTTCGCCAACGCATGGGCTGGCATTTCGACTGGTACTCCAGCGCCGGCGGCGACTTCAACCAAGACTTTGGCGTGAGCCTCAGCGACGAGCAACTGGCCCAGGGAACCGCCAGCTACAACTACGAACAGGTCAGTGGCGACGAGCGGGAGCTACCCGGCCTGAGCGTGTTCTATCGCAACCCGCAAGGTGAAATTTTCCACACATATTCCACCTATGCCCGCGGGCTGGACCTGTTGCTGGGGGCCTACAACTTCCTCGACCTGACGCCCAAGGGGCGCAACGAAGAACAGATCATGGACTGGGTTCGGCACCACGACCGTTACCAGAAAACACCCCGGAGCAAGGGCAGCAGTTGCTGCTGTGACAACTGA
- a CDS encoding DUF6279 family lipoprotein — protein sequence MARRWHLLIPLLICSLLLGACSRVGLAYRNLDVIIPWTLNDYLDMNREQKSWFNQRLQQHLSWHCTTQLPGYLDWLDRLQAMVQSNQVSDQALQQRTLEAKQAIAETARQIVPSAVELLQGLDDGQVAEMNNAFAKDQQEHREQYLKPSLAQQIEQRSQRMSKRLKSWIGPLSPNQQRRIEQWSASLGEQNQQWIANRIHWQAQFSAAVAQRQNSDFPQRIEQLLVNREQLWTEDYRQAYARTEQAARHLLVDLMATSSLEQRQRLLKKIDGVRQDFAELKCLQNARQDPP from the coding sequence ATGGCCCGCCGCTGGCACCTGCTCATCCCGCTGCTGATCTGCAGCCTGCTGCTCGGCGCCTGCAGCCGGGTCGGCCTGGCCTATCGCAACCTGGATGTGATCATCCCCTGGACCCTCAACGACTACCTGGACATGAACCGCGAGCAGAAGAGCTGGTTCAACCAGCGTCTGCAGCAGCACCTGAGCTGGCATTGCACCACCCAACTGCCAGGCTACCTAGACTGGCTTGATCGCCTGCAAGCCATGGTGCAGAGCAATCAGGTCAGTGATCAAGCCCTGCAACAGCGAACCCTGGAAGCCAAGCAAGCCATCGCCGAAACCGCGCGGCAGATCGTGCCCTCCGCGGTAGAGCTGCTCCAGGGCCTGGACGACGGACAAGTCGCCGAGATGAACAACGCCTTTGCCAAGGACCAGCAGGAACATCGCGAGCAATACCTCAAGCCCTCCCTGGCGCAGCAGATCGAACAGCGCAGCCAGCGCATGAGCAAACGCCTGAAATCCTGGATCGGCCCCTTGAGTCCCAACCAGCAAAGACGCATCGAGCAATGGTCGGCGTCCCTGGGCGAACAGAACCAGCAGTGGATCGCCAACCGCATCCACTGGCAGGCACAGTTCAGCGCCGCCGTGGCGCAACGGCAAAACAGCGATTTCCCACAACGCATCGAGCAACTGCTGGTGAACCGCGAGCAGTTATGGACAGAGGATTACCGCCAGGCCTATGCCCGCACCGAACAGGCCGCCCGCCACCTGCTGGTGGACCTGATGGCCACCAGCAGCCTTGAGCAGCGCCAGCGCCTGCTGAAGAAGATCGACGGCGTACGCCAGGATTTCGCGGAACTCAAATGCCTGCAGAACGCCCGCCAGGACCCGCCCTGA
- a CDS encoding TorF family putative porin: MLKSATLALSLLLACPIALGQTVQRELGAFDLKLGTSPSRSMAQGLVKPASSDSLHGGLDLSHDSGWYFGQWSPSMGLNPASPLEVDAYLGFKRPFDQTLGYELGIIHYNYPQRRTQNSQEFYGGLSLLGSRFGAALSNDPAMRNSTLFADLGGNSPFGIGISVKYTAYQLTNAVAVANGSEVAGFNDWSIKFSRPWRGIDLKLIYSDSSLRGSDCSAYTGHNPQCDGLLTFKAERTFY; the protein is encoded by the coding sequence ATGCTCAAATCCGCCACACTGGCCCTCAGCCTGCTACTGGCCTGCCCCATCGCCCTGGGCCAGACAGTCCAGCGAGAACTGGGCGCCTTCGACCTCAAGCTGGGCACCAGCCCCAGCCGCAGCATGGCCCAGGGCCTGGTCAAACCCGCCTCCAGCGACTCCCTGCACGGCGGCCTCGACCTGAGCCACGACAGCGGCTGGTACTTCGGCCAATGGTCCCCGAGCATGGGCCTGAACCCCGCCAGCCCGCTTGAAGTGGACGCCTACCTGGGCTTCAAGCGGCCCTTCGACCAGACCCTGGGCTACGAACTGGGGATCATTCACTACAACTACCCGCAGCGGCGCACCCAGAACAGTCAGGAGTTCTACGGCGGCCTGAGCCTGCTGGGCAGCCGGTTTGGCGCCGCCCTCAGCAACGACCCGGCCATGCGCAACAGCACCCTGTTCGCCGACCTGGGCGGCAACTCGCCGTTCGGCATAGGCATCAGCGTCAAATACACCGCGTACCAGTTGACCAACGCTGTCGCCGTGGCCAACGGCAGTGAAGTGGCAGGCTTCAATGACTGGTCGATCAAATTCTCGCGGCCCTGGCGGGGGATCGATCTAAAGCTGATCTACAGTGATTCAAGCCTGCGCGGTAGCGATTGCAGTGCCTACACCGGGCACAACCCACAGTGCGACGGCCTGCTCACCTTCAAGGCCGAACGGACGTTTTACTAG
- a CDS encoding CvfB family protein, producing the protein MALVGRYNSLQVVKHTNFGLYLDGGADGEILLPNRYIPKDIPSEDEDWLNVFVYLDSADKLIATTEKPKVQVGEFASLKVVEVNSIGVFLDWGLPKDLLLPYSEEKRQMNAGEYCVVHVYLDKHTRRITATARLDRYLDKTPANYKVGQEVDLLVAESTDMGFKAIINNKHWGLIHKNEVFKFLRSGMQEKGFIKEVRADGKISLSLQPVGEEAATSLNSKILAKLRENNGSLAVSDKSDPALISSLFGVSKGNFKKAIGALYKQGQIVIHADRIELS; encoded by the coding sequence ATGGCTTTAGTCGGGCGCTACAACAGTTTGCAAGTGGTAAAACACACTAACTTTGGTTTGTATCTGGATGGCGGTGCGGACGGCGAGATCTTGCTGCCCAATCGTTATATTCCCAAGGATATTCCCAGTGAAGATGAAGACTGGTTGAATGTTTTTGTTTATCTGGACAGTGCCGACAAGTTAATCGCAACTACTGAAAAGCCGAAAGTTCAAGTCGGCGAGTTCGCCAGTCTTAAAGTTGTCGAAGTTAACAGCATCGGGGTATTTCTGGATTGGGGATTGCCCAAGGATCTGCTGCTGCCGTACTCCGAGGAAAAGCGCCAGATGAATGCCGGCGAATACTGCGTGGTGCATGTCTACCTGGACAAGCACACCCGTCGTATCACCGCCACGGCCCGCCTGGACCGCTATCTGGACAAGACGCCCGCCAACTACAAGGTGGGCCAGGAAGTCGACTTGCTGGTGGCCGAGTCCACCGACATGGGCTTCAAGGCCATCATCAATAACAAGCACTGGGGCCTGATTCACAAGAACGAGGTGTTCAAGTTCCTGCGCTCTGGCATGCAAGAGAAAGGCTTCATCAAGGAAGTCCGCGCCGACGGCAAGATCAGCCTGAGCCTGCAACCTGTGGGTGAAGAGGCGGCCACCAGTCTGAACTCGAAGATCCTTGCCAAGTTGCGGGAGAACAATGGTTCCCTGGCGGTCAGCGACAAGAGCGATCCGGCATTGATCAGCAGTTTGTTCGGGGTCAGCAAGGGCAACTTCAAGAAGGCCATCGGTGCACTTTATAAGCAGGGCCAGATTGTCATCCACGCAGATCGCATCGAGCTAAGCTGA
- a CDS encoding DUF2177 family protein translates to MKTTLAAWLATLLAFLLLDALWLGLMMGPTYRAQLGSLLLEQPRLLPAALFYLLYVTGCLLFAVRPALQQGGWRRAARLGALLGLVSYGTYDLSNWATLQAWPAALALLDMAWGMLVSALASGFGVFCACRWAPGAGRGPQV, encoded by the coding sequence ATGAAAACCACTCTGGCCGCCTGGCTCGCCACCCTGCTGGCGTTCCTGCTGCTCGACGCGCTTTGGCTGGGGCTGATGATGGGCCCCACCTACCGCGCCCAGCTGGGCTCGCTGCTGCTGGAACAACCACGGCTCTTGCCGGCGGCTCTGTTCTACCTCCTCTACGTGACTGGTTGCCTGCTGTTCGCGGTACGCCCCGCCCTGCAACAGGGTGGCTGGCGTCGGGCTGCGCGCCTGGGGGCACTGCTCGGGCTGGTGTCCTACGGCACTTATGATCTGAGCAACTGGGCGACCTTGCAGGCCTGGCCGGCCGCCCTGGCGCTGCTGGATATGGCCTGGGGCATGCTGGTCAGTGCCCTGGCCAGTGGTTTCGGCGTCTTCTGTGCCTGCCGTTGGGCACCTGGTGCTGGACGCGGGCCGCAAGTCTGA
- a CDS encoding DMT family transporter, translated as MSIERRNADGFALQVMLGLCLIWGVQQVMIKWAAADIAPVMQAAARSGISALLVALLMCWKGGWSQIPGTWRAGLLAGALFGLEFLFIAEGLKLTSAAHMSVFLYTAPIFTALGVNWLLPSERLRPLQWLGIVLAFIGISIAFAGGISLDNLDRRMLLGDLLGLLAGLAWGATTVVVRASRLSEAPATLTLFYQLIVGFVGLLLIAVLSGQVTHVSLTPVAVASVLFQGLVVSFFSYLTWFWLLRRYLAANLAVFSFMTPMFGVTFGVLLLGEPLSLNFVLGAMLVLLGITFVSAEQWLRRRIKRFL; from the coding sequence GTGAGCATCGAACGGCGCAACGCCGATGGCTTTGCCCTGCAAGTGATGTTGGGGTTGTGCCTGATCTGGGGCGTGCAGCAGGTCATGATCAAGTGGGCGGCGGCGGACATTGCTCCGGTGATGCAGGCGGCCGCCCGTTCCGGGATTTCGGCGCTGCTGGTGGCCCTGTTGATGTGCTGGAAGGGCGGCTGGTCGCAGATTCCCGGCACCTGGCGCGCCGGTCTATTGGCCGGCGCCCTGTTCGGCCTGGAGTTTTTGTTCATTGCCGAGGGCCTGAAGCTCACCAGCGCCGCGCACATGTCGGTGTTTCTTTATACCGCGCCGATCTTCACCGCCCTGGGGGTCAATTGGCTGCTGCCCAGTGAGCGGTTGCGGCCCTTGCAGTGGCTGGGGATCGTTCTCGCGTTCATTGGCATCAGCATTGCCTTTGCCGGTGGCATCTCCCTCGACAACCTGGACCGGCGCATGCTCCTGGGCGACCTGCTGGGATTGCTGGCGGGGCTGGCCTGGGGGGCGACCACGGTGGTGGTGCGGGCTTCACGGCTGTCGGAAGCGCCTGCCACCCTGACCCTGTTCTATCAGTTGATCGTCGGATTTGTCGGCCTGTTGTTGATTGCCGTGCTCAGCGGTCAGGTGACCCACGTCAGTCTGACCCCGGTGGCGGTGGCCAGCGTGCTGTTCCAGGGGCTGGTGGTGTCGTTTTTCAGCTACCTGACCTGGTTCTGGCTGTTGCGCCGCTATCTGGCGGCAAACCTGGCGGTGTTTTCCTTCATGACGCCGATGTTCGGCGTGACCTTCGGCGTGCTGTTGCTGGGTGAGCCATTGAGTCTCAACTTTGTGCTCGGCGCCATGCTGGTGCTGCTGGGCATCACTTTTGTCAGCGCCGAGCAATGGTTGCGTCGGCGGATCAAGCGCTTTCTGTAA
- a CDS encoding MFS transporter → MSPLLRLLASFIALMMAMGIGRFALTPQLPHLISEGQVDLTAAGLIAAANYLGYFIGALDAMFARQPGQMRARLLGGLWLCVLLTLASFWARGFWPHLALRFGTGLASAWVLVMITALSQPLALAAGRPRLGALVFAGPGLGIMLTGLLALGANRLGQSSANLWLLYGAVALLMLLVILPILPRTSSSQRLTPQPTAENEQSVGRLGLVYGLYGVGYIIPATFLSQMASARFHGQWQADLFWPGFGLAAALGVALVSLRRQRPDNTRHWLMATLWLQAAGVFACLLGSGLGLVLGVLLCGTPFLACMQLVMQRSRELAPESAQRNAGLLTACFAMGQLSGPLLAALSSHFSGNLQPALMVAGCGLLLGASLLWQPRSATQRCPLAS, encoded by the coding sequence ATGTCCCCCCTGCTGCGCCTGCTTGCCAGTTTCATTGCCCTGATGATGGCCATGGGCATTGGCCGCTTCGCCCTGACGCCACAGTTGCCGCACCTGATCAGCGAAGGCCAGGTCGACCTGACCGCCGCCGGACTGATCGCCGCCGCCAACTACCTGGGCTATTTCATCGGCGCTCTGGACGCCATGTTCGCCCGGCAGCCGGGCCAGATGCGGGCCCGCCTGCTGGGTGGGCTGTGGTTATGTGTGTTGCTGACCCTGGCTTCGTTCTGGGCTCGGGGTTTCTGGCCGCACCTGGCGCTGCGCTTCGGCACCGGCCTGGCCAGTGCCTGGGTGCTGGTGATGATCACGGCCCTGAGCCAGCCCCTGGCCCTGGCGGCAGGCCGGCCCCGCCTGGGAGCCCTGGTGTTCGCCGGCCCGGGGCTGGGGATCATGCTCACTGGCCTGCTGGCGCTGGGCGCCAATCGGCTGGGACAAAGCTCCGCCAACCTGTGGCTGCTGTATGGCGCCGTGGCCTTGCTGATGCTGCTGGTGATCCTGCCGATCCTGCCCCGGACCTCCAGCAGCCAGCGGCTCACCCCCCAGCCGACCGCGGAAAATGAGCAAAGCGTGGGCCGCCTGGGGCTGGTCTATGGCCTGTACGGCGTGGGCTACATCATCCCCGCGACCTTTCTCTCGCAGATGGCCAGCGCGCGCTTTCACGGCCAGTGGCAAGCCGATCTGTTCTGGCCCGGCTTCGGCCTGGCCGCCGCCCTGGGAGTCGCCCTGGTGAGCCTGCGCCGACAACGCCCGGACAACACTCGGCACTGGCTAATGGCGACCCTGTGGCTGCAGGCGGCGGGGGTCTTCGCTTGCCTGCTGGGCAGTGGCCTGGGCCTGGTGCTGGGAGTGCTGCTGTGTGGCACGCCGTTCCTGGCCTGCATGCAACTGGTCATGCAGCGCTCACGGGAACTGGCACCAGAGTCGGCCCAGCGCAATGCCGGGTTGCTCACCGCCTGCTTCGCCATGGGCCAGTTGAGCGGTCCATTGCTGGCGGCCCTGAGCAGTCATTTCAGCGGCAATCTGCAGCCGGCGCTGATGGTCGCAGGCTGCGGCTTGCTGCTCGGCGCCAGCCTGCTCTGGCAACCGCGGTCCGCGACACAGCGCTGCCCGCTGGCGTCCTAG
- the ptrR gene encoding putrescine utilization regulator PtrR — MEFSQLRIFQAVAEEGSITRAAERLHRVPSNLSTRLRQLEEQLGVELFLRERQRLQLSPAGKVLLDYAARLFALHDEAHAAVQGGQPAGDFVLGTMYSTAAIHLPALLARYHRTYPAVNLQVQSGPSGELLEGLLTGRLDAALVDGPLELAGLDGVPLCDETLVLISEADHPPVRTARDVEGRAVFTFRQGCSYRMRLESWFAHYHAAMGRAMEIESYQGMLACVIAGSGVALMAQSMLDSLPGRESVAVHALAEPFAHTTTWLMWRKGMLGANLNAWIELQQGAFGHQVPVRRANG, encoded by the coding sequence ATGGAGTTCAGCCAGCTGCGTATTTTCCAGGCTGTGGCCGAGGAAGGTTCCATCACCCGGGCCGCCGAGCGCCTGCACCGGGTGCCGTCGAATCTCTCGACCCGGCTCCGGCAACTGGAGGAACAACTGGGCGTCGAGCTGTTTCTGCGTGAGCGCCAGCGCTTGCAACTGTCACCGGCGGGCAAGGTCCTGCTCGATTACGCCGCTCGGTTGTTCGCCCTGCACGACGAAGCTCATGCCGCGGTGCAAGGCGGTCAGCCGGCCGGGGATTTCGTCCTCGGCACCATGTACAGCACCGCGGCCATTCATCTGCCGGCGCTGCTGGCGCGCTACCACCGCACCTACCCGGCGGTGAATCTGCAGGTGCAGTCCGGGCCCAGCGGCGAGTTGCTGGAAGGCTTGCTCACCGGACGCCTGGACGCCGCCCTGGTGGATGGTCCCCTGGAACTGGCGGGGCTGGATGGCGTGCCGTTGTGCGATGAAACCCTGGTACTGATCAGTGAGGCCGATCACCCTCCGGTGCGCACTGCCCGGGATGTGGAGGGCCGGGCGGTGTTCACCTTTCGTCAGGGCTGTTCCTATCGCATGCGCCTGGAGTCCTGGTTTGCCCACTATCACGCAGCCATGGGCCGGGCCATGGAGATCGAGTCCTATCAGGGCATGCTGGCCTGCGTGATTGCCGGTTCCGGGGTGGCGCTGATGGCCCAGTCGATGCTCGACAGCCTGCCGGGGCGGGAAAGTGTCGCGGTGCATGCTCTGGCCGAGCCGTTCGCCCACACCACCACCTGGCTGATGTGGCGCAAGGGCATGCTGGGGGCCAACCTCAATGCCTGGATAGAACTGCAGCAGGGTGCCTTCGGGCATCAGGTGCCGGTGCGGCGGGCCAATGGCTGA
- a CDS encoding PA1414 family protein: MKDKLQSWLHDLGVALGLIEPPLQPVPIPTDEELRRRQQRRR; this comes from the coding sequence ATGAAAGACAAACTGCAAAGCTGGCTTCACGACCTTGGCGTCGCTTTGGGCCTGATCGAGCCACCGCTGCAACCGGTGCCGATTCCTACCGACGAAGAGCTGCGGCGCCGTCAGCAACGTCGCCGTTGA
- a CDS encoding sodium:solute symporter, with protein sequence MGLDILVVLIYAAGMITLGWYGMRRAKTRDDYLVAGRNLGPGFYLGTMAATVLGGASTIGTVRLGYVHGISGFWLCGAIGLGIVGLSLFLAKPLLKLKIYTVTQVLERRYNPAARHASGLIMLVYALMIGATSTIAIGTVMQVLFGLPFWVSILVGGGVVVLYSTIGGMWSLTLTDIVQFLIMTIGLVFLLMPLSIVDAGGWDSLVAKLPASYFDFTAIGWDTILTYFLIYFFGIFIGQDIWQRVFTARSEGVAKIAGTAAGLYCVLYGLAGALIGMAAKVLLPDLDNVNNAFASIVQTSLPNGIRGLVIAAALAALMSTASAGLLAASTTVTQDLLPRLRGGRQSGNGDVHENRIATLLLGIVVLGIALVVSDVISALTLAYNLLVGGMLIPLIGAIYWKRATTAGAITSMSLGFITALFFMFKDGLDANTPIYYSLAVGLVSFVVVSLLSRRPAPLANAI encoded by the coding sequence ATGGGCTTGGATATTCTCGTAGTACTGATTTATGCCGCTGGCATGATCACCCTGGGCTGGTACGGCATGCGCCGGGCCAAGACCCGTGACGACTATCTGGTAGCCGGCCGCAACCTCGGGCCGGGCTTTTACCTGGGGACCATGGCGGCCACCGTACTGGGCGGCGCCTCGACCATCGGCACCGTGCGCCTGGGCTACGTCCACGGCATTTCCGGCTTCTGGCTCTGTGGCGCCATCGGCCTGGGCATCGTCGGGCTCAGCCTGTTCCTGGCCAAACCCTTGCTGAAACTGAAGATCTATACCGTCACCCAAGTGCTGGAGCGCCGCTACAACCCCGCGGCACGCCATGCCAGCGGACTGATCATGCTGGTCTACGCCCTGATGATCGGGGCCACCTCGACCATTGCCATAGGCACCGTGATGCAAGTGCTGTTCGGCTTGCCGTTCTGGGTCTCGATCCTGGTGGGCGGTGGCGTGGTGGTGCTCTATTCGACCATCGGCGGCATGTGGTCGCTGACCCTGACTGACATCGTGCAGTTCCTGATCATGACCATCGGCCTGGTGTTCCTGCTGATGCCGCTGTCCATCGTCGACGCCGGCGGCTGGGACAGCCTGGTGGCCAAGTTGCCGGCCAGCTATTTCGACTTCACCGCCATCGGCTGGGACACCATCCTCACCTACTTCCTGATCTACTTCTTCGGCATCTTCATCGGCCAGGACATCTGGCAGCGGGTATTCACCGCCCGCAGCGAAGGCGTCGCGAAAATCGCCGGAACCGCGGCCGGCCTCTACTGCGTGCTCTACGGACTGGCCGGCGCCTTGATCGGCATGGCCGCCAAGGTGCTGCTGCCGGACCTGGACAACGTCAACAACGCCTTCGCCAGCATCGTCCAGACCAGCCTGCCCAACGGCATCCGCGGCCTGGTCATAGCCGCCGCACTGGCTGCGCTGATGTCCACCGCCAGTGCCGGCCTGCTGGCCGCTTCCACCACCGTGACCCAGGATCTGCTGCCACGCCTGCGCGGTGGTCGCCAGAGCGGCAACGGCGACGTTCACGAGAACCGTATCGCGACCCTGCTGCTGGGCATCGTGGTGCTGGGCATCGCCCTGGTGGTCAGTGACGTGATCAGCGCCCTGACCCTGGCCTACAACCTGCTGGTGGGCGGCATGCTGATTCCGCTGATCGGGGCCATCTACTGGAAACGCGCCACCACCGCCGGAGCCATTACCAGCATGTCCCTGGGGTTCATCACGGCCCTGTTCTTCATGTTCAAGGACGGCCTGGACGCCAACACCCCGATCTACTACAGCCTGGCCGTGGGCCTGGTGAGCTTCGTGGTGGTGAGCCTGCTCTCTCGGCGCCCGGCGCCGCTGGCCAACGCGATCTGA
- the speB gene encoding agmatinase: MDKILHQPLGGNEMPRFGGIATMMRLPHLQTAAGLDAAFVGVPLDIGTSLRAGTRFGPREIRAESVMIRPYNMATGAAPFDSLSVADIGDVAINTFNLLDAVRIIEEAYDGILEHNVIPLTLGGDHTITLPILRAIHKKHGKVGLVHIDAHADVNDHMFGEKIAHGTTFRRAVEEGLLDCDRVVQIGLRAQGYTAEDFNWSRKQGFRVVQAEECWHKSLEPLMAEVREKVGNGPVYLSFDIDGIDPAWAPGTGTPEIGGLTTIQAIEIVRGCQGLDLVGCDLVEVSPPYDTTGNTSLLGANLLYEMLCVLPGVAHR; the protein is encoded by the coding sequence GTGGACAAGATTCTCCACCAACCACTGGGCGGCAACGAAATGCCGCGCTTCGGCGGCATCGCCACCATGATGCGTCTTCCCCATCTGCAAACCGCTGCCGGCCTGGACGCGGCCTTCGTCGGCGTGCCCCTGGACATCGGCACCTCGCTGCGTGCCGGCACCCGGTTCGGCCCGCGGGAAATCCGCGCCGAATCGGTGATGATCCGCCCCTACAACATGGCCACCGGTGCCGCCCCATTCGACTCCCTGTCGGTGGCCGACATCGGCGATGTGGCGATCAACACCTTCAACCTGCTGGACGCGGTACGCATCATCGAAGAGGCCTACGACGGCATCCTCGAACACAACGTGATTCCCCTGACCCTGGGCGGCGACCACACCATCACCCTGCCGATCCTGCGGGCCATCCACAAGAAACACGGCAAGGTCGGGCTGGTGCACATCGATGCCCATGCCGACGTCAACGACCACATGTTCGGCGAGAAGATCGCCCACGGCACCACCTTCCGCCGCGCCGTGGAAGAAGGCCTGCTGGACTGCGACCGCGTAGTGCAGATCGGTCTGCGTGCCCAGGGCTATACCGCCGAAGACTTCAACTGGAGCCGCAAACAGGGTTTCCGTGTGGTCCAGGCCGAAGAGTGCTGGCACAAATCCCTGGAACCTCTGATGGCCGAGGTCCGTGAAAAGGTCGGCAACGGCCCGGTGTACCTGAGCTTCGACATCGACGGCATCGACCCGGCCTGGGCACCGGGCACCGGGACTCCGGAAATCGGCGGCCTGACCACCATCCAGGCCATCGAGATCGTCCGTGGCTGCCAGGGCCTGGACCTGGTGGGCTGCGACCTGGTGGAGGTTTCGCCGCCTTACGACACCACCGGCAACACCTCGCTTCTGGGCGCCAACCTGCTGTACGAAATGCTCTGCGTACTGCCCGGCGTGGCCCACCGCTGA